In a single window of the Amycolatopsis sp. cg5 genome:
- a CDS encoding cytochrome P450, protein MREGMHIKPTADSFDPFTTHKQDIHPFLATARRSNPVFYSSRLEAWCVTKHEDIERVLRDSVLFSCRDHNPRPPSALSPDLLRAMATWRGSAPPMGSIDGPEHTRIRAVAGRGFTPRALNKYKDDMNVAAEALIDELAATSEFDFIAGFAYPFPLTVVLKVLGVPEEYHDRCREWTELRVAVLLPREVPSAEFQRRCIAGLHEFAAMSKMIVADRQREPREDLISYMLHSEVRGHTMTPDEVVAQIPTLISAGHESTAQGLAAIVLRLLTEGSWPRLAEGTLDVDALVEEALRYDAPIAGFFRTVTSACELSGVPLPAGTRIFLAYGSGSRDETVFADSDTFDVTRSNSRSHLAFGGGPHHCVGAALARLELAVALKSLATRFPRLSLLPGQTAQYLDRFPLRALKDFTVRTR, encoded by the coding sequence ATGAGAGAGGGCATGCACATCAAGCCGACTGCCGACAGTTTCGACCCGTTCACCACGCACAAGCAGGACATCCATCCTTTCTTGGCCACCGCCCGGCGAAGCAACCCGGTATTCTACTCCTCTCGACTCGAAGCCTGGTGCGTCACCAAACACGAAGACATCGAAAGGGTGCTTCGCGACAGCGTCCTGTTCTCCTGCCGCGACCACAATCCGCGACCGCCGTCGGCGTTGTCGCCCGATCTGCTCCGCGCCATGGCCACCTGGCGCGGTTCGGCACCTCCGATGGGATCGATAGACGGGCCGGAGCACACCAGGATCCGTGCGGTCGCGGGGCGGGGCTTCACCCCGAGGGCCTTGAACAAGTACAAGGACGACATGAACGTGGCCGCCGAGGCGCTCATCGACGAGCTGGCTGCCACGTCGGAATTCGACTTCATCGCGGGGTTCGCCTATCCGTTCCCGCTGACCGTCGTCCTGAAAGTCCTCGGTGTCCCCGAGGAGTACCACGATCGCTGCCGGGAGTGGACAGAGCTGCGGGTCGCGGTCCTGCTTCCCCGTGAGGTTCCGTCGGCGGAATTCCAGCGGCGATGTATCGCCGGCCTTCACGAATTCGCGGCCATGAGCAAGATGATCGTGGCCGATCGGCAGCGGGAGCCGCGCGAAGACCTGATCAGCTACATGCTGCACAGCGAGGTCCGGGGACACACGATGACCCCGGACGAGGTGGTGGCCCAGATCCCCACGCTCATCTCCGCCGGCCATGAATCGACCGCGCAAGGGTTGGCCGCGATCGTCCTCCGGCTGCTGACCGAAGGAAGCTGGCCTCGGCTGGCAGAAGGAACGCTGGATGTGGACGCGCTCGTCGAGGAGGCATTGCGTTACGACGCGCCGATAGCGGGGTTCTTCCGGACTGTCACCAGTGCCTGCGAACTTTCCGGCGTGCCACTTCCCGCGGGCACGCGGATCTTCCTGGCTTATGGCTCGGGAAGCCGTGACGAGACTGTCTTCGCCGACTCGGACACCTTCGACGTGACCAGAAGCAATTCCCGTTCACATCTCGCGTTCGGTGGTGGGCCGCACCACTGCGTGGGAGCGGCGCTCGCCCGCTTGGAACTCGCCGTGGCGTTGAAGTCACTGGCCACCCGCTTTCCGCGCCTTTCGCTGCTGCCGGGCCAAACCGCTCAGTACCTGGACAGGTTTCCACTGCGCGCGCTGAAGGACTTCACAGTCCGGACCCGGTGA
- a CDS encoding NAD(P)-dependent alcohol dehydrogenase — MRVQAAVLYGTDEPFRLDQVNLDGPGPGQVLVEVAGAGICQSDLLFRTPGVYGEAGLLRLPAIAGHEGAGVIVEVGQGVRDLAIGDHVVLTFDSCGGCANCLTAHPAYCMEFQERNGTGREPDGSTPVRDSAGAPVSARWFQQSSFATHALATTRNAIVVDRSLPLELLGPLGCGVQTGAGTVFTELAVQPGSSLVVWGAGTVGLSAVMAAKVAGAGQIIAVDLHDERLDLARELGATHALRGDDPDVAERVRAFTGGGARYGIEATGMPEVAGRAIASLATRGVLALVGLMYSDLVIGPMDLAVGRTLIGVLTGDSVPGELIPRLIGLWQQGRFPFDRLISHYPLSAINQAEQDMLGGAVVKPVLLPRRSA; from the coding sequence ATGCGCGTCCAGGCCGCTGTGCTGTACGGCACCGACGAGCCTTTCCGGCTGGACCAGGTGAACCTCGACGGGCCGGGACCCGGTCAGGTGCTGGTGGAAGTGGCCGGTGCGGGGATCTGCCAGTCCGACCTGCTGTTCCGGACACCGGGTGTGTATGGCGAAGCCGGGTTGCTCCGGCTTCCTGCCATCGCCGGGCACGAGGGCGCCGGTGTGATCGTCGAGGTCGGTCAGGGAGTACGCGACCTCGCGATCGGCGACCACGTGGTTCTCACGTTCGACTCCTGTGGCGGATGTGCGAACTGCCTGACCGCGCATCCCGCCTACTGCATGGAGTTCCAGGAGCGCAATGGGACCGGCCGCGAACCTGATGGGTCGACGCCCGTCCGCGACAGTGCCGGCGCGCCGGTGAGCGCGCGGTGGTTCCAGCAGTCGTCGTTCGCCACCCATGCATTGGCCACGACCCGTAACGCGATCGTGGTGGACCGCTCGCTGCCGCTGGAACTACTCGGTCCGCTGGGCTGCGGAGTGCAGACGGGGGCGGGGACGGTGTTCACCGAACTGGCGGTCCAACCCGGCTCGAGCCTGGTGGTGTGGGGCGCGGGCACGGTGGGCCTTTCCGCGGTCATGGCGGCGAAAGTGGCGGGTGCGGGCCAGATCATCGCGGTCGACCTGCATGACGAACGGTTGGATCTGGCCCGTGAGCTGGGCGCCACGCACGCGTTGCGTGGCGACGACCCGGACGTGGCGGAGCGCGTACGTGCGTTCACCGGTGGCGGCGCGCGGTATGGCATCGAGGCAACCGGTATGCCCGAGGTGGCAGGTAGGGCGATCGCTTCGCTGGCCACTCGTGGTGTGCTGGCGCTGGTCGGGCTGATGTACAGCGATCTGGTGATCGGCCCGATGGACTTGGCGGTCGGCCGCACCCTGATCGGCGTGCTGACCGGCGATTCGGTGCCTGGGGAGCTGATCCCCCGGTTGATCGGATTGTGGCAGCAGGGCCGTTTCCCGTTCGACCGGCTGATCAGCCACTACCCGTTGTCTGCGATCAACCAAGCCGAACAGGACATGCTCGGCGGAGCGGTGGTCAAGCCGGTGTTGCTGCCGCGCCGAAGTGCGTGA
- the asnB gene encoding asparagine synthase (glutamine-hydrolyzing) yields MCGIAGWVGFDRDLTVETTTIDAMTETLAYRGPDACGTWVCREAAVGHRRLAVIDLDGGVQPMSVDTEAGKVIMVYSGETYNYLELRDELRRRGHSFRTESDTEVVLRGYLEWGEALAEKLNGMYAFAIWDSRHAKLVLIRDRLGVKPLYYYRTADGLLFGSEPKAILANPLAKRVVGLDGLREVFSFVRSPGAAVWEGMSQVEPGTVVTLDRTGLRTHVYWKLETREHVDDELTTVRHVRELLDDIVRRQMVADVPLCVLLSGGLDSSALTALATRRPAEPNRVLRTCSVDYVGQRENFKANELRGAHDTPYVHEVVRRVKSQHSEIVLDTAGLADPEVRRAVLAAQDIPVGLGDIDASLYLLFKSVREQSTVALSGEAADELFGGYRWFHQPEVQRADTFPWIAGLSRNVPHNEPAGLLDPDLLGKLDRDSHLQDGYRAAVSTVDRLPGADEHEHRMRVISHLHLTRLVRMLLDRKDRFSMAVGLEVRVPFCDHRLVEYVYNAPWSLKAFDGREKSLLRGAVRDVLPRSVLDRAKSPYPSSQDPAYAVALRDQAKRLLADDDPVFAMLNRAWLEDAVRDGAAVIGPSTRHGLERVLNLSTWLDLYRPEIRTS; encoded by the coding sequence ATGTGTGGCATCGCGGGCTGGGTCGGCTTCGACCGTGACCTGACCGTCGAGACGACGACGATCGATGCGATGACCGAGACCCTGGCGTACCGAGGGCCCGATGCGTGCGGCACCTGGGTGTGTCGTGAAGCGGCGGTCGGACACCGCCGTCTCGCCGTGATCGACCTCGACGGCGGCGTTCAGCCGATGAGCGTCGACACCGAGGCGGGCAAGGTCATCATGGTCTACAGCGGTGAGACGTACAACTACCTGGAGCTGCGTGACGAGCTGCGCCGACGCGGACATTCCTTTCGCACCGAGAGTGACACCGAGGTCGTGCTGCGCGGCTACCTCGAATGGGGTGAGGCCCTCGCGGAGAAGCTGAACGGGATGTACGCCTTCGCCATTTGGGACTCCCGCCACGCCAAGCTGGTGCTGATCCGGGACCGGCTCGGTGTGAAGCCGCTCTACTACTATCGCACCGCCGATGGGCTGCTGTTCGGCTCTGAGCCCAAGGCGATACTGGCCAACCCGCTCGCCAAGCGAGTGGTTGGTCTCGACGGGCTGCGCGAAGTGTTCTCCTTCGTCAGGAGCCCCGGCGCGGCCGTGTGGGAAGGCATGAGCCAGGTCGAGCCAGGCACCGTGGTCACGCTGGATCGCACCGGACTGCGCACCCACGTCTATTGGAAGCTGGAAACCCGCGAGCATGTCGACGACGAGCTGACCACCGTACGGCACGTGCGGGAACTGCTCGACGACATCGTGCGTCGTCAGATGGTCGCCGACGTGCCTCTGTGCGTGTTGCTGTCCGGCGGCCTCGACTCCAGCGCGCTGACTGCGCTCGCCACGCGGCGACCGGCGGAGCCGAATCGGGTCTTGCGCACGTGTTCGGTCGACTACGTGGGCCAGCGTGAGAACTTCAAGGCCAACGAGCTCCGCGGTGCCCACGACACCCCGTACGTGCACGAGGTTGTCCGGCGGGTGAAGTCCCAGCACTCCGAGATCGTGCTGGACACGGCGGGGCTGGCCGATCCGGAGGTGCGCCGGGCCGTGCTAGCGGCGCAGGACATCCCGGTCGGGCTCGGCGACATCGACGCCTCGCTCTACCTGCTGTTCAAGTCCGTACGGGAACAGTCGACGGTCGCACTGTCCGGGGAGGCCGCCGACGAGCTCTTCGGCGGCTACCGGTGGTTTCACCAGCCTGAGGTGCAGCGTGCCGACACATTCCCATGGATCGCCGGTCTCAGCCGCAATGTTCCGCACAACGAGCCCGCCGGTCTGCTGGATCCCGACCTGCTCGGCAAGCTGGACCGGGATAGCCACCTCCAGGACGGATACCGGGCTGCGGTGTCCACCGTGGATCGATTGCCGGGTGCGGACGAGCACGAGCACCGCATGCGGGTGATCAGCCACCTGCATCTGACGCGGCTCGTGCGCATGCTGCTGGATCGTAAGGACCGGTTCAGTATGGCGGTCGGACTCGAAGTCCGCGTCCCGTTCTGCGACCACCGTCTCGTGGAGTACGTGTACAATGCGCCCTGGTCGCTGAAAGCCTTCGACGGCCGGGAGAAGAGCCTCCTGCGTGGCGCGGTCCGCGACGTGCTGCCTCGGTCTGTGCTCGATCGGGCGAAAAGCCCATACCCCTCGAGTCAGGACCCCGCCTACGCGGTCGCGCTCCGAGACCAGGCCAAGCGGCTGCTCGCCGACGACGACCCGGTGTTCGCCATGCTCAACCGTGCCTGGCTGGAAGATGCCGTGCGGGACGGGGCCGCCGTTATCGGGCCGTCAACCCGCCACGGTCTGGAACGTGTGCTCAACCTGTCGACCTGGCTGGACCTCTACCGCCCGGAAATCCGGACTTCCTGA
- a CDS encoding FAD-dependent oxidoreductase — protein sequence MEYDVIVVGGGPAGSTAATVVAMRGHRVLLLEKESFPRYQIGESLLPSTVQGVCRLLGVADEVAAAGFTVKRGGTFLWGSNPEPWSFSFAMSSRVPESLSTAFQVERSRFDEILLRNAGRSGVEIRENCSVRRVLEDGGRVNGVQYTDADGTTHTAHARYVVDASGNTSRIHRHVGDRINSDFFRNLAVFGYFAGGARLPEPQSGNIFSVTFDAGWIWYIPLRDNLTSVGAVVSPDQRSLIQGNPREAWTRLIASCPEVLEKLDGVPVATEPPYDQVRVRKDYSYWKDNFWAPGMVLVGDAACFVDPVLSSGVHLATYGAMLAARSINSCLEGALDEDTAFAEFESRYRHEYGLFYKFLVSFYDTHRDEKSYFWSAKKLTNIDSAETAAFAELVGGLASSEVMASLTTAAADLGHAVDTVTTEDNEDNPMYSSRVIGEAFQEGQILQDEALHGVTSHNGGTNGLAVAKDGLGWAAV from the coding sequence ATGGAATACGACGTGATCGTAGTCGGCGGCGGACCAGCGGGTTCGACTGCCGCGACAGTGGTGGCCATGCGCGGCCACCGAGTACTGCTACTGGAGAAGGAAAGCTTCCCCCGCTATCAGATCGGCGAGTCTCTGCTCCCGTCCACAGTGCAGGGCGTGTGCCGTCTGCTGGGCGTGGCAGACGAGGTTGCCGCCGCAGGCTTCACGGTCAAGCGCGGCGGCACCTTCCTGTGGGGCAGCAATCCCGAACCCTGGTCCTTCAGCTTCGCCATGTCATCCCGAGTTCCCGAGTCGTTGTCGACGGCGTTCCAGGTCGAGCGGTCGCGGTTCGACGAGATCCTGCTGCGCAACGCCGGCCGCAGCGGCGTGGAGATTCGGGAGAACTGCTCTGTGCGCAGAGTTCTCGAAGATGGCGGCCGTGTCAATGGCGTCCAGTACACCGACGCCGACGGAACCACGCATACCGCACACGCGCGGTATGTCGTCGACGCGTCCGGGAACACCAGCCGGATCCACCGCCATGTCGGGGACCGGATCAATTCGGACTTCTTCCGCAACCTGGCCGTTTTCGGCTACTTCGCCGGCGGCGCGCGCCTGCCGGAACCCCAAAGCGGCAACATCTTCTCCGTGACGTTCGACGCGGGCTGGATCTGGTACATCCCGCTGCGCGACAACCTGACCAGCGTCGGCGCGGTCGTCTCACCGGACCAACGCTCGCTCATCCAGGGCAACCCGCGAGAAGCCTGGACCAGGCTGATCGCCTCCTGCCCAGAGGTACTCGAAAAGCTCGATGGCGTGCCCGTCGCGACCGAGCCGCCCTACGACCAGGTTCGTGTGCGCAAGGACTACTCCTACTGGAAAGACAACTTCTGGGCACCTGGCATGGTGCTCGTCGGCGACGCCGCCTGCTTCGTCGACCCGGTGCTCTCGTCCGGAGTGCACCTGGCCACATACGGCGCGATGCTGGCCGCACGCTCGATCAACAGCTGTCTCGAGGGCGCACTGGACGAGGACACCGCCTTCGCCGAGTTCGAATCACGGTATCGCCACGAGTACGGCCTGTTCTACAAATTCCTGGTGTCGTTCTACGACACGCATCGCGACGAGAAATCCTACTTCTGGTCGGCGAAGAAGCTGACCAACATAGACTCCGCGGAAACTGCGGCCTTCGCCGAACTGGTAGGCGGCCTGGCTTCCAGCGAAGTCATGGCCAGTCTGACGACCGCGGCCGCCGACCTCGGGCACGCGGTCGACACGGTCACGACAGAGGACAATGAGGACAACCCGATGTATTCGTCCCGCGTCATCGGAGAAGCCTTCCAGGAAGGCCAAATCCTCCAGGACGAAGCCCTGCACGGTGTCACGTCGCACAACGGTGGCACCAATGGCCTTGCGGTGGCCAAGGATGGGCTGGGATGGGCGGCGGTGTGA
- a CDS encoding cation:proton antiporter has product MNLASLTFAAIAGTLLACYAFRTIARWLGQPGVIGELFGGVLLGPTLLGSFSATVLPETVRPQLSTLGNIGAALFMLVLGMDFGTEKPAQQLRRTGLIGIGSVLLPFALGTGLGGLLVAWGHGNSVVFVLFMGIAMSVTAFPVLAKLLEHRKMTNTGTGQLAIGAAAASDVLAWTVLAVIAALARTGSHTFWLTLLVIPLFLLLRFVVTPALRRLPGRPGFAVVLIAGGLACGAVTEAIGLHFIFGSFLFGAVIAPLMKSDTGTRDLISGIAALLLPVYFLSAGLKVTLSLSPATIGLIALALIVAIVGKMGGTYATARLVGVPQEQATTLAVLMNTRGLTELIVLTTGLELGILSTELYSIMVIVALVTTAVTNPALDLLAWRRRFRGADGLMPARSASRAGSAGRSRE; this is encoded by the coding sequence ATGAACCTGGCCTCATTGACCTTCGCGGCGATCGCCGGGACTTTGCTGGCCTGCTACGCCTTCCGCACGATCGCGCGATGGCTCGGCCAGCCTGGCGTGATCGGCGAACTCTTCGGCGGGGTTCTGCTCGGGCCGACGCTGCTTGGTTCGTTCTCCGCCACTGTGCTGCCGGAGACCGTCCGCCCACAGCTGAGCACGCTGGGCAACATCGGTGCCGCCTTGTTCATGCTCGTGCTCGGCATGGACTTCGGCACCGAGAAGCCGGCCCAGCAACTCAGGCGAACAGGCTTGATCGGGATCGGCTCGGTGCTGCTGCCATTCGCGCTGGGCACGGGGTTGGGAGGGCTGCTTGTCGCATGGGGCCACGGAAACTCGGTCGTCTTCGTGCTGTTCATGGGAATCGCGATGTCCGTCACCGCGTTTCCCGTCCTGGCAAAGCTGCTTGAGCATCGCAAGATGACCAATACCGGCACCGGGCAGCTCGCCATCGGCGCGGCCGCTGCCAGCGATGTCCTGGCGTGGACGGTGCTGGCCGTGATAGCCGCGCTCGCCCGGACAGGATCGCACACCTTCTGGCTCACACTTCTTGTGATCCCTTTGTTCTTGCTGCTCAGGTTCGTGGTCACGCCCGCCCTGCGCAGGCTTCCCGGACGTCCCGGTTTCGCGGTCGTGCTGATCGCGGGCGGGCTGGCCTGCGGAGCCGTGACCGAGGCGATCGGCCTGCATTTCATCTTCGGCTCCTTTCTGTTCGGCGCGGTCATCGCCCCGTTGATGAAGTCGGACACAGGGACCCGGGACCTGATATCCGGCATCGCTGCACTCCTCCTTCCGGTCTATTTTCTTTCCGCCGGACTGAAAGTCACCTTGTCGCTGTCGCCGGCGACCATCGGGCTGATCGCGTTGGCGCTGATCGTGGCCATCGTCGGCAAAATGGGCGGGACCTATGCCACCGCCCGGCTGGTAGGGGTGCCGCAGGAACAGGCGACCACATTGGCGGTGCTGATGAACACCAGGGGTCTGACCGAACTCATCGTGCTGACCACCGGCCTGGAGCTGGGCATCCTGTCCACCGAGCTCTACTCGATCATGGTCATCGTCGCGCTGGTCACGACAGCGGTCACCAACCCGGCACTGGATTTGCTCGCCTGGCGGCGCCGCTTCCGCGGCGCCGACGGTCTCATGCCGGCGCGATCCGCTAGCCGAGCTGGTTCTGCTGGGCGATCGCGGGAGTGA
- a CDS encoding nuclear transport factor 2 family protein: MSFSQEMVRKMCAQVDADDAAGFAAWFAEDATYTFANQQTVVGPEAIERATAGAARALPWVRHTIDQVAEIGDQLFCRFTIHTAAPDGSPLAMPCVTVIQVRGAEVVDYRVHMDITPAIAQQNQLG; the protein is encoded by the coding sequence ATGTCATTCAGCCAAGAGATGGTGCGGAAGATGTGCGCACAGGTGGACGCCGACGACGCCGCCGGCTTTGCGGCGTGGTTCGCCGAAGACGCGACCTACACGTTCGCCAACCAGCAGACCGTCGTGGGGCCTGAGGCCATCGAAAGGGCGACTGCAGGGGCGGCGAGGGCGTTACCGTGGGTGCGCCACACGATCGACCAGGTCGCCGAGATCGGCGACCAGCTCTTCTGCCGGTTCACCATCCATACGGCCGCTCCGGACGGATCACCGCTCGCCATGCCGTGTGTGACTGTCATTCAGGTCCGTGGGGCCGAGGTCGTCGACTACCGCGTCCACATGGACATCACTCCCGCGATCGCCCAGCAGAACCAGCTCGGCTAG
- a CDS encoding cupin domain-containing protein encodes MTRVIHPDDGVDVGAIGLGIHVRLTGEDTNGAYSLFEYVVPPGLGGPPTHVHSREDELFTCTQGKVRVELDGEEHIVESGASLLMPRGVPHMFHNPFDEETRIVAVVSPGGLENYYRALSELPPGPRDMAKIAGIMARFGLRLQNQE; translated from the coding sequence ATGACTCGCGTGATTCACCCGGACGATGGCGTCGACGTCGGCGCCATCGGGCTGGGCATCCACGTTCGCCTGACCGGCGAGGACACCAACGGCGCGTACTCGCTCTTCGAATATGTCGTGCCGCCAGGGCTCGGTGGCCCGCCGACACATGTGCACTCCCGCGAGGACGAGCTGTTCACCTGTACCCAGGGCAAGGTCCGCGTCGAGCTCGATGGCGAAGAGCACATCGTCGAATCGGGCGCGTCGCTGCTGATGCCGCGCGGTGTGCCGCACATGTTCCACAACCCGTTCGACGAGGAGACCCGGATCGTGGCGGTCGTCTCGCCGGGTGGCCTGGAGAACTACTACCGGGCGTTGAGCGAACTGCCGCCCGGGCCACGGGACATGGCGAAGATCGCTGGGATCATGGCCAGGTTCGGCCTGCGACTGCAGAACCAGGAGTGA
- a CDS encoding flavin-containing monooxygenase, which yields MKIAVIGAGVAGLTTAKVLLQAGHEVEVFDKTSDVGGVWSQSRRYPGLTTQSPSAQYSFSDFPMPKGFPEWPTGAQVQEYLASYVTRNGIEPALRLSTNVTSALRADGGWTLETDRGSAHFDRLVVANGVFCEPAMPRFEGVDEFRAAGGKVLPATELHDVDQAHDRHVLVVGYGKTACDVAVPLSAAAASVDVIARQLLWKVPRRIAGVLNFKMLLLTRMGEALFRYLHLRGMEKFLHGPGDGLRRRMLNSVGSVSIRQFKLKRLDLVPRGEMEDIVKGAIGLATEGFFEAVADGRITVRRDLTIRRLTVLNGQPSAELADGNVLPADLIVCATGFTQQVPFLDESIHKALFDERGNFALYRQIQPIDVPGLYFNGYNSSFFSPLNAEMAALWIAADLAGAIDLPDAAARRAAVTAQLAFMDVAADTHHCRGAKIIPFSMKNIDEVLGDLGLQIGKPVRASHWLNPVSPAAYRKLTPQLLRRLADRVEDRPTTVHTGG from the coding sequence ATGAAGATCGCGGTCATCGGAGCAGGTGTCGCCGGGTTGACGACGGCGAAGGTCCTGCTGCAGGCCGGCCATGAGGTGGAAGTCTTCGACAAGACGTCCGATGTCGGCGGTGTGTGGAGTCAGTCCCGGCGCTACCCGGGTTTGACGACGCAGAGCCCGTCGGCGCAGTACTCGTTCTCGGATTTCCCAATGCCAAAAGGGTTTCCGGAATGGCCGACCGGCGCACAGGTTCAGGAGTATCTCGCCTCCTACGTGACCAGGAATGGGATCGAGCCCGCACTCCGCCTCTCGACGAACGTGACGAGCGCCTTGCGGGCCGACGGTGGCTGGACGCTGGAAACCGATAGGGGTTCGGCGCACTTCGACCGGCTGGTCGTCGCCAACGGTGTCTTCTGCGAGCCGGCGATGCCTCGCTTCGAGGGCGTAGATGAATTCCGTGCAGCGGGCGGAAAGGTGCTCCCGGCCACTGAGCTGCACGACGTCGACCAGGCCCACGATCGGCATGTCCTCGTTGTCGGCTACGGCAAGACGGCCTGCGATGTCGCTGTGCCGCTCAGCGCGGCCGCGGCGAGTGTCGACGTGATCGCCAGGCAGCTGCTGTGGAAGGTGCCGCGCAGAATCGCCGGTGTGCTCAATTTCAAGATGCTGCTGCTGACCAGGATGGGGGAGGCGCTGTTCCGCTACCTGCACCTGCGTGGCATGGAGAAGTTCCTGCACGGACCTGGTGACGGACTCCGCCGCCGGATGCTCAACTCGGTCGGATCGGTGTCGATACGCCAGTTCAAGCTGAAGCGGTTGGACCTGGTGCCGCGCGGGGAGATGGAGGACATCGTCAAGGGCGCCATCGGATTGGCCACAGAGGGCTTCTTCGAAGCGGTCGCGGACGGCCGCATCACCGTGCGCCGCGATCTGACGATCCGCCGTCTGACTGTCCTCAACGGACAGCCGAGCGCCGAACTGGCCGACGGGAATGTGCTGCCCGCCGACTTGATCGTCTGCGCGACCGGGTTTACCCAGCAGGTCCCATTCCTCGACGAGAGCATCCACAAGGCACTGTTCGATGAGCGTGGAAATTTCGCACTGTACCGCCAGATACAGCCGATCGACGTGCCCGGCCTCTACTTCAACGGCTACAATTCGTCGTTCTTTTCCCCACTCAACGCGGAGATGGCCGCGTTGTGGATCGCGGCGGACCTGGCGGGCGCGATCGACCTGCCGGACGCGGCCGCCCGGCGCGCGGCCGTGACGGCGCAGCTCGCGTTCATGGACGTCGCGGCCGACACACACCATTGCCGGGGCGCCAAGATAATCCCGTTCTCGATGAAGAACATCGACGAGGTGCTCGGCGATCTCGGCCTGCAGATCGGCAAACCGGTACGTGCCTCGCACTGGCTGAACCCCGTCTCGCCCGCGGCCTACCGGAAGCTCACGCCGCAGCTGCTGCGTCGGCTCGCCGACCGCGTCGAGGACCGCCCCACGACTGTCCACACTGGAGGATGA
- a CDS encoding IclR family transcriptional regulator, which yields MTQPTNGPSERDPNVEVNGGLDRADAILTAFDDTHRELTLGALVRRSGLPRSTVHRTAATMIRLGWLDKPGDRYRIGNKLFEMSGLVPVRHELRDAVLPFMQDLHTATRATVQLGVLDGLNVLVVEKITGHRRMPMLSLVGGRIPVHCSAIGRAILAFSDTETVNAVLAAGLEPRTSRTITSPDVLRRKLAEIPDRGWAMEREEGNIGVACIAAPIFGPLSAVVAGLSVTGPVAGIRADRMGPAVQLAAAAASRAYSPRH from the coding sequence GTGACCCAGCCAACGAACGGTCCTAGTGAGCGGGACCCCAATGTCGAGGTGAACGGCGGGCTCGACCGTGCCGACGCGATCCTCACCGCCTTCGACGACACCCATCGCGAACTCACGCTCGGAGCGCTCGTGCGGCGCAGCGGATTGCCTCGTTCGACCGTGCACCGCACTGCCGCGACAATGATCCGGCTGGGCTGGCTTGACAAACCAGGCGACCGCTACCGCATCGGGAACAAGCTGTTCGAGATGTCCGGCCTGGTCCCGGTGCGCCACGAGCTGCGCGATGCCGTGCTCCCGTTCATGCAAGACCTGCACACCGCGACCAGGGCAACGGTCCAGCTCGGCGTGCTCGACGGCTTGAACGTGCTGGTCGTGGAGAAGATCACCGGACATCGGCGGATGCCCATGCTTTCGTTGGTCGGCGGGCGGATTCCGGTCCACTGCTCGGCGATCGGCCGCGCGATTCTCGCCTTCTCGGACACCGAGACCGTGAACGCCGTGCTCGCCGCCGGGCTCGAGCCGAGGACGAGCCGGACCATCACCTCGCCGGACGTGCTGCGGCGGAAGCTCGCCGAGATCCCGGATCGGGGCTGGGCGATGGAACGAGAGGAAGGCAATATCGGTGTCGCTTGTATCGCCGCGCCGATCTTCGGTCCGCTCAGCGCGGTGGTCGCCGGTCTGTCGGTGACCGGGCCGGTGGCCGGTATCCGGGCGGATCGGATGGGACCCGCCGTCCAGCTCGCCGCGGCCGCCGCGTCACGCGCGTACTCGCCTCGGCACTGA
- a CDS encoding SDR family oxidoreductase, translated as MDTRTALVCGGGSGIGFATAEALAADGYRVAITGRDRDSLTRAARNLTGAPVVPIVADISDPGSAALVMGEVGHKLDVLVLNAGGPPPARVLAAGDDQWHAALELLLLGPLRLARLALPTMAERGFGRVVVVTSNAVRQPQEELAISTVLRAAVTSAAKLLSREYADCGVTVNCVAPGATDTARRREVLRARGDADGLADNAAIPLGRPARPREIGDVIAFLASERASFINGTVVTADGGRTETP; from the coding sequence ATCGACACCAGGACCGCACTCGTCTGTGGCGGAGGATCCGGTATCGGCTTCGCGACAGCGGAAGCACTCGCCGCGGACGGGTACCGCGTGGCGATCACCGGACGCGACCGCGACTCGCTCACGCGGGCGGCCAGGAACCTCACCGGCGCCCCGGTCGTCCCGATCGTGGCCGACATCAGCGATCCGGGGTCCGCGGCACTTGTCATGGGCGAGGTCGGACACAAGCTCGATGTCCTCGTGCTCAACGCAGGCGGTCCGCCGCCCGCACGGGTGCTCGCGGCGGGCGACGACCAGTGGCACGCGGCACTGGAGCTGCTGTTGCTCGGCCCGCTCCGTCTCGCACGGTTGGCGCTGCCCACCATGGCCGAGCGAGGCTTCGGCCGGGTCGTCGTGGTCACTTCGAATGCCGTACGCCAACCGCAGGAAGAACTCGCGATCTCCACGGTTCTGCGAGCCGCGGTGACCAGTGCCGCCAAACTGCTGTCGCGCGAGTACGCCGACTGCGGTGTGACAGTCAACTGCGTGGCCCCAGGGGCCACGGACACAGCACGACGCCGTGAGGTGCTGCGCGCTCGCGGCGATGCGGACGGCCTCGCCGACAACGCCGCCATCCCGCTGGGACGACCCGCCCGCCCGCGCGAGATCGGCGACGTGATCGCCTTCCTGGCTTCCGAGCGCGCGTCGTTCATCAACGGCACAGTGGTGACAGCTGACGGCGGACGAACGGAGACCCCATGA